A genomic segment from Brevinematia bacterium encodes:
- the hoxU gene encoding bidirectional hydrogenase complex protein HoxU, which yields MSVLTLTINGIECTGREGQTILDVIRENNIPIPALCNLKGLTPVGACRLCLVEVRGISKLVPACTTKIQEGMFIETDTEKLRTYRRILVELLFAEGNHVCASCVVNGNCDLQQLGFMVEMDHVRFDYLWQSFQIDASHPRFVADQSKCVKCTRCIRVCDEVEGAHVWDLKGRGIATRIVSGLNQPWGQVKECTQCGKCVQVCPVGALFDKTATPSEMVKDRSFLQRILEGREAKLWAR from the coding sequence ATGAGTGTTTTAACTTTAACCATAAATGGTATTGAGTGCACTGGAAGAGAAGGACAGACGATTCTTGATGTTATAAGAGAGAACAATATTCCTATTCCTGCTTTGTGTAATTTAAAAGGACTTACTCCTGTGGGTGCTTGCAGGTTGTGTCTGGTTGAAGTCAGAGGGATTTCTAAACTAGTTCCAGCTTGCACTACAAAAATTCAGGAAGGAATGTTTATTGAGACGGATACTGAGAAACTGAGGACTTATAGAAGGATATTAGTTGAATTACTGTTTGCTGAGGGAAATCATGTATGCGCTTCTTGTGTGGTAAATGGAAACTGTGACTTACAGCAACTTGGATTTATGGTAGAAATGGATCATGTAAGGTTTGATTACCTTTGGCAGTCTTTCCAGATAGATGCGTCTCATCCTCGGTTTGTGGCAGATCAAAGTAAATGTGTGAAGTGCACAAGGTGTATAAGAGTTTGTGATGAGGTTGAGGGAGCGCATGTTTGGGATCTTAAGGGTAGGGGAATTGCAACTAGAATTGTCTCGGGGCTAAATCAGCCTTGGGGGCAGGTTAAAGAGTGCACTCAGTGTGGCAAATGTGTTCAGGTATGTCCTGTGGGAGCTTTGTTTGATAAAACTGCGACTCCATCTGAAATGGTTAAAGATAGGAGCTTTTTGCAAAGAATTCTTGAAGGAAGGGAGGCTAAACTATGGGCAAGATAA
- a CDS encoding oxidoreductase: protein MGKIRIGTVWLGGCSGCHMSFLDLDERLLELAQYAEFMSSPITDWKLHTPIKEYQDYPEVDITLVEGAVVNTDNVEVLKIVRERSKLVIAFGDCAVSGNVPAYRNLFGVDDVLNAVYLEKASYNQQVPSDKTVIPKLLNKVVPISHVVKVDYFITGCPPSADTIWYTIKCLLEGRQPKFTEEHYRYG, encoded by the coding sequence ATGGGCAAGATAAGAATAGGCACTGTTTGGTTAGGTGGTTGTTCTGGTTGTCATATGTCGTTTCTAGATCTAGACGAAAGGCTACTTGAGCTTGCTCAGTATGCTGAGTTTATGTCCTCGCCAATTACTGATTGGAAGCTCCATACACCTATCAAGGAGTATCAGGATTACCCAGAAGTTGATATTACCTTAGTTGAAGGAGCTGTTGTGAATACAGATAATGTTGAAGTTCTCAAGATCGTGAGAGAGAGAAGTAAGCTAGTTATAGCGTTTGGAGATTGTGCGGTTTCGGGTAATGTGCCTGCTTATAGAAATCTTTTTGGGGTAGATGATGTTCTGAATGCAGTATATTTGGAAAAAGCGAGTTACAATCAGCAGGTTCCGTCAGATAAGACAGTCATTCCTAAACTTTTGAATAAAGTTGTGCCTATCTCTCATGTTGTGAAGGTTGATTACTTTATTACAGGTTGTCCACCTTCTGCTGATACAATCTGGTATACTATAAAATGTTTGCTTGAAGGTAGACAACCTAAGTTTACGGAAGAGCATTATAGATATGGTTAG
- a CDS encoding Ni/Fe hydrogenase subunit alpha — translation MVKRIIVDPVTRIEGHAKISIYLDDNGNVEDVHFHVTEVRGFEKFCEGRLYTEMPGITQRICGICPVSHLLASARAGDDIMGIEVPEAAKLLRYLMNSAQFVQSHALSFFHLSSPDLLLGFDSDPAKRNIFGVIEKFPDLAKRGIRLRKFGQDIIEMLGGKKIHPAWAVPGGVREPLSEDKKQVILDQIPEAKETTRIGIEFFKSYIDKNKDTVENFGNFSSYFVGLVNEDGSYNHHDGLLRVIDANGNVILDKIDPRKYYEYIGEASSEYSYLKFPYLKSVGYPGGMYRVGPLARLNIVNRMGTPLADKELKEFKSLSPNGVVLSSFMYHYARLIEILHCLEKIEEIVQNPVIYKGKYRVYGGVNKEVGVGVSEAPRGTLFHHYWVDENGILQKVNLIIATGHNNLAMNKTVLQIAKAYIKNGDVKEGMLNRIEAGIRCFDPCLSCSTHAIGQMPMKVEIFDSRKNLVKTIIRD, via the coding sequence ATGGTGAAAAGGATAATAGTTGACCCTGTTACAAGAATAGAGGGACATGCGAAGATAAGTATATATCTTGATGATAATGGTAATGTTGAGGATGTTCATTTTCATGTTACTGAGGTTAGAGGGTTTGAGAAATTTTGTGAAGGGAGATTGTATACCGAGATGCCAGGTATAACGCAGAGGATATGTGGGATTTGCCCAGTTAGTCATCTTCTGGCATCTGCTAGGGCTGGTGACGATATTATGGGAATTGAGGTTCCAGAAGCAGCAAAGCTTCTAAGATATTTAATGAATTCTGCACAGTTTGTTCAGTCTCATGCTCTTAGTTTTTTCCATCTATCATCACCAGATCTGTTATTAGGGTTTGATTCAGATCCAGCGAAAAGAAACATCTTTGGGGTTATAGAGAAGTTTCCTGACCTAGCAAAGAGAGGTATCAGGCTTAGGAAGTTTGGGCAGGATATTATAGAAATGCTTGGTGGCAAAAAGATTCATCCAGCCTGGGCTGTGCCCGGAGGAGTTAGAGAGCCTTTATCGGAAGATAAAAAGCAGGTGATACTAGACCAGATTCCTGAGGCAAAGGAAACTACGCGAATAGGAATTGAGTTTTTCAAGTCCTATATTGATAAAAACAAAGATACTGTAGAGAACTTTGGAAACTTTTCAAGCTATTTTGTTGGGCTTGTGAATGAGGATGGCTCCTATAACCATCATGATGGGCTTCTAAGAGTTATTGATGCTAATGGAAATGTGATTCTGGATAAAATTGATCCTAGGAAATACTATGAGTATATAGGTGAGGCAAGCTCAGAGTATTCTTACCTAAAGTTCCCATATCTTAAGTCTGTTGGATATCCTGGTGGAATGTATAGGGTTGGACCGCTTGCAAGGCTTAATATAGTAAATAGGATGGGAACTCCTTTAGCAGATAAGGAACTAAAGGAGTTTAAATCTCTTTCACCGAATGGGGTTGTGCTAAGCTCATTCATGTATCATTATGCAAGGCTTATTGAGATCCTCCATTGCCTTGAGAAGATAGAAGAGATAGTGCAGAATCCTGTGATTTATAAAGGAAAATACAGAGTTTATGGTGGAGTGAACAAAGAGGTGGGTGTTGGGGTTTCCGAAGCACCAAGAGGAACGCTGTTTCATCATTATTGGGTTGATGAGAATGGCATATTACAGAAAGTTAACCTTATAATTGCAACGGGACACAATAACCTTGCAATGAATAAAACTGTTTTGCAGATTGCTAAGGCATACATAAAAAATGGGGATGTAAAGGAGGGAATGCTGAACAGAATTGAAGCTGGAATAAGATGTTTTGATCCTTGTCTTTCCTGTTCAACACATGCTATCGGGCAGATGCCGATGAAGGTGGAGATATTTGATAGCAGGAAGAATTTGGTAAAAACGATCATAAGAGACTAA
- the nuoF gene encoding NADH-quinone oxidoreductase subunit NuoF codes for MSKYKYRILVCSGASCYSLGSNSFKKVIEDELAKYGIRDQVAVINVGCLGLCGKGPLMLVEPDGKIYTNVSEANLPEIVEKHFVRGTPDERNIITRDDPFYRKQFYIVLKDFDKVDPASLEQYIATGGYSALAKVLTEMSREDVIEEVKKSGLRGRGGAGFPTGIKWETVAKQSSELKFVVCNGDEGDPGAFMDRSVMESMPHRLIEGMTIAAYAVGATQGFIYVRAEYPLAIERLNKAIKEARRAGLLGVDIMDTDFSFDIHIRVGAGAFVCGEETALIASIEGRRGMPKQRPPFPAEKGLWGYPTLINNVETFANIYAIIENGGDWFSSIGTERSKGTKIFALAGKINNTGLVEVPMGITIREMIYEIGGGIQGGKKFKAVQTGGPSGGCIPEKYIDLPIDYDSLKQVGSIMGSGGFIVMDENTCMVDVAKFFMEFCAEESCGKCIPCRVGTVTLRNILQKITEGRATMTDYRNLKDLAFAVREMSLCGLGQTAPNPVLSSITYFEEEYLAHINEKRCIAGVCEIKSFDTINSYV; via the coding sequence TTGAGTAAGTATAAGTATAGGATTTTGGTATGTAGTGGGGCTAGCTGTTATTCTCTGGGTAGTAACTCTTTCAAGAAGGTTATTGAGGATGAATTAGCGAAATATGGTATAAGGGATCAGGTTGCGGTGATAAATGTTGGTTGCTTGGGACTTTGTGGAAAGGGTCCACTTATGCTTGTTGAGCCAGATGGGAAGATCTACACTAACGTTTCTGAGGCAAATTTGCCGGAGATAGTGGAAAAGCATTTTGTTAGGGGGACTCCTGATGAGAGGAATATCATAACTAGGGATGATCCTTTTTACAGAAAGCAGTTTTATATAGTGTTGAAGGATTTTGATAAGGTTGATCCTGCAAGTCTTGAACAGTATATTGCTACTGGTGGATATTCAGCTTTGGCTAAAGTCTTGACAGAGATGAGTAGGGAGGATGTTATAGAGGAGGTAAAAAAGAGTGGTTTGAGGGGGAGAGGTGGTGCAGGATTTCCGACAGGTATAAAGTGGGAAACAGTTGCTAAACAGTCCTCTGAGCTTAAGTTTGTCGTGTGTAATGGTGATGAGGGAGACCCGGGAGCCTTTATGGACAGAAGTGTTATGGAGAGTATGCCCCATAGATTGATAGAAGGGATGACTATAGCAGCTTATGCGGTTGGTGCTACGCAAGGGTTTATATATGTAAGGGCTGAGTATCCACTTGCGATAGAGAGGTTAAATAAGGCTATAAAGGAAGCAAGAAGGGCTGGATTACTTGGTGTTGATATAATGGATACTGATTTTAGCTTTGATATACACATTAGGGTTGGAGCTGGAGCTTTTGTATGTGGTGAAGAAACCGCTTTGATTGCGTCAATTGAGGGTAGGAGAGGAATGCCTAAGCAAAGGCCACCGTTTCCAGCGGAGAAAGGACTTTGGGGATACCCAACTCTTATAAACAATGTGGAAACTTTTGCGAATATTTACGCAATCATTGAAAATGGTGGAGATTGGTTTTCGTCTATCGGAACTGAGAGAAGTAAGGGGACTAAGATCTTTGCTCTTGCAGGGAAGATAAATAATACTGGGCTTGTTGAGGTTCCTATGGGTATAACTATAAGAGAAATGATATACGAGATAGGTGGAGGAATACAAGGCGGAAAGAAGTTCAAGGCTGTTCAGACTGGTGGACCTTCTGGTGGTTGTATTCCTGAGAAATATATTGATCTTCCTATTGATTACGATAGCTTGAAGCAAGTTGGTTCTATAATGGGATCTGGTGGATTTATAGTGATGGATGAAAATACTTGTATGGTTGATGTTGCGAAGTTTTTTATGGAGTTTTGCGCTGAGGAGTCTTGCGGTAAGTGCATACCTTGTAGGGTAGGAACTGTAACTTTAAGGAATATACTTCAGAAAATAACAGAGGGTAGGGCTACTATGACGGATTATCGCAATCTTAAAGATCTTGCCTTTGCTGTTAGAGAGATGAGCTTGTGTGGACTTGGGCAGACTGCTCCTAATCCTGTCTTAAGTTCTATTACATATTTTGAGGAAGAGTATTTAGCTCATATCAACGAAAAGAGATGTATTGCTGGGGTTTGTGAAATAAAATCTTTTGATACTATAAATTCTTATGTTTAG